A stretch of Crossiella cryophila DNA encodes these proteins:
- a CDS encoding MBOAT family O-acyltransferase, translating into MSFVSPLFLWYFMPLTLAALLVLPRTWRNGVIAVASLVFYATGSGSSTLLLLACIVVNFLAGPWLQPKEHEPEPVAKRRRYLLIGVVGFDLAILLVWKYLGFATEQLASLARLFGGDFPVTHLTLVIGISFFTFHHISYVVDIYRGERPALRDPVSFITYIAMFPQLAAGPIVRYREISEQLPQLRTHRLDDIASGFPRFALGLTKKVVIADSLAPMVDACFATPPDKMTFAVAWLGALGFTLQLYFDFSGYSDMAIGLGRMLGFRLPENFARPYSSVTVTEFWRRWHMSLSRWFRDYVYIPLGGNRHGTAHTYRNLAIVFVLTGFWHGANWTYLVWGVYHGILLVIERARRWDRPPASVGHQLGRRALTLLLVIIGWIFFKSTTLGAAFAMLGNMFLPDFTGLTDSVAAALTNQRLLLLLLALVIVFLPARPLGPYLESTRSPQATALRITVLTVGLAYSAILVATGTFSPFLYYQF; encoded by the coding sequence ATGTCCTTCGTCAGCCCGCTGTTCCTGTGGTACTTCATGCCGCTCACCCTGGCGGCGTTGCTCGTGCTGCCGCGAACCTGGCGCAACGGCGTGATCGCGGTGGCCAGCCTGGTCTTCTACGCCACCGGGTCCGGCTCGTCCACGCTGTTGCTGCTGGCCTGCATCGTGGTCAACTTCCTGGCCGGGCCGTGGCTGCAGCCCAAGGAGCACGAGCCGGAGCCGGTGGCCAAGCGGCGCCGGTACCTGCTGATCGGCGTGGTCGGCTTCGACCTGGCGATCCTGCTGGTCTGGAAGTACCTGGGCTTCGCCACCGAGCAACTGGCTAGCCTGGCCAGGCTGTTCGGCGGCGACTTCCCGGTGACCCACCTGACGCTGGTCATCGGCATCTCCTTCTTCACCTTCCACCACATCTCCTACGTGGTGGACATCTACCGCGGTGAGCGGCCGGCACTGCGCGACCCGGTCTCCTTCATCACCTACATCGCGATGTTCCCGCAGCTCGCGGCCGGTCCGATCGTGCGCTACCGGGAGATCTCCGAGCAGCTCCCGCAGCTGCGCACGCACCGGCTGGACGACATCGCCAGCGGCTTCCCGCGCTTCGCCCTCGGCCTGACCAAGAAGGTCGTGATCGCGGACTCGCTGGCGCCGATGGTGGACGCCTGCTTCGCCACCCCGCCGGACAAGATGACCTTCGCGGTCGCCTGGCTGGGCGCGCTGGGCTTCACCCTGCAGCTCTACTTCGACTTCTCCGGCTACTCCGACATGGCCATCGGCCTCGGCCGGATGCTCGGCTTCCGGCTGCCGGAGAACTTCGCCCGCCCGTACTCCTCGGTCACCGTGACCGAGTTCTGGCGGCGCTGGCACATGTCGCTGTCCCGGTGGTTCCGCGACTACGTCTACATCCCGCTCGGCGGCAACCGGCACGGCACCGCGCACACCTACCGGAACCTGGCGATCGTGTTCGTGCTGACCGGTTTCTGGCACGGCGCGAACTGGACCTACCTGGTCTGGGGCGTCTACCACGGCATCCTGCTGGTGATCGAACGCGCCCGCCGCTGGGACCGCCCGCCTGCCTCTGTCGGCCACCAGCTCGGCCGCCGCGCGCTCACCCTGCTGCTGGTGATCATCGGCTGGATCTTCTTCAAGTCCACCACCCTGGGCGCGGCGTTCGCCATGCTGGGCAACATGTTCCTGCCGGACTTCACCGGCCTCACCGACAGCGTCGCCGCCGCCCTGACCAACCAGCGCCTGCTGCTCCTGCTGCTGGCCCTGGTGATCGTCTTCCTGCCGGCCCGCCCGCTGGGCCCGTACCTGGAGTCGACGCGCTCGCCGCAGGCCACCGCGCTGCGCATCACGGTGCTGACCGTCGGCCTGGCCTACTCCGCGATCCTGGTCGCCACCGGCACCTTCTCCCCGTTCCTGTATTACCAGTTCTGA
- a CDS encoding glycosyltransferase family 2 protein has translation MSHSTLVPVPTTIADLPPDPAALLPRPPGDEEVYGYFGPQRRWVLVLSSLSFVFTAVALFQFSVRTPWLWVFLGVLVLNVAGVVMSLLDNGNPRRVSRDQHDLLVRVWRPAVLQSVDVYLPTCGEPIPVLRNAYEHVSRLGWDGRLRIWVLDDGARREVRELAAEFGFDYVVRPDRGHLKKAGNLNHALTVSAGELIVILDADFCPRPDLLVHLAPYFEDAGVGIVQTPQCFATDASMNWLQRAAGAAQEWFFRWIQPSRDANDAAICCGSNAMYRRAAIEEVGGFAKLDHSEDMYTGLALLGRGYRTQYLPLLLAKGLSPDTVPAFVSQQYRWAMGNLHLLTAREVVRVGAGRRLLLSYWNGVVSYLLTAVNVFAAPLPPLIMLALTPGEVRPWHMLPFLLPVWTWLVLIPAVSRTRWSMQVIRAHQLVGFASAAAVWHTLRGRGASWVPTGVSQGRGGLARRVSLIAFTWLGITTLAGWIGFAAGVFAYGIANYWALAGYLLVQGYLSVPLLVDLANSLWRPDRQPIGAGNRWAATAAHRSWPELLAITVALGVFGLLASGLVDGIL, from the coding sequence ATGTCGCACAGCACGCTCGTCCCCGTTCCGACCACGATCGCCGACCTACCGCCCGACCCCGCCGCGCTGCTGCCGCGGCCACCAGGTGACGAGGAGGTGTACGGGTACTTCGGGCCGCAGCGGCGCTGGGTGCTGGTGCTGTCCTCGCTCTCCTTCGTCTTCACCGCGGTCGCGTTGTTCCAGTTCTCGGTGCGCACGCCCTGGCTGTGGGTCTTCCTCGGGGTGCTCGTGCTCAACGTCGCCGGAGTGGTGATGTCGTTGCTGGACAACGGCAATCCGCGCCGGGTCAGCCGGGATCAGCACGATCTGCTGGTCCGGGTGTGGCGGCCCGCGGTGCTGCAGAGTGTGGATGTGTACCTGCCGACCTGTGGTGAGCCGATCCCGGTGCTGCGCAACGCCTACGAGCACGTGTCCCGGCTGGGCTGGGACGGGCGGCTGCGGATCTGGGTGCTCGATGACGGGGCGCGCCGGGAGGTGCGCGAGCTGGCCGCGGAGTTCGGGTTCGACTACGTGGTGCGGCCCGATCGCGGGCACCTGAAGAAGGCCGGCAACCTCAACCACGCGCTGACCGTCTCCGCCGGTGAGCTGATCGTCATCCTGGACGCGGACTTCTGCCCTCGGCCGGATCTGCTGGTGCACCTGGCGCCCTACTTCGAGGACGCGGGAGTGGGCATCGTGCAGACCCCGCAGTGCTTCGCCACCGACGCCTCGATGAACTGGCTGCAGCGGGCCGCGGGCGCGGCGCAGGAGTGGTTCTTCCGCTGGATCCAGCCCTCCCGGGACGCCAATGACGCGGCGATCTGCTGTGGCAGCAACGCGATGTACCGGCGGGCCGCGATCGAGGAGGTCGGCGGGTTCGCCAAGCTGGACCACAGCGAGGACATGTACACCGGACTGGCCCTGCTCGGCCGCGGCTACCGGACCCAGTACCTGCCGTTATTGCTGGCCAAGGGGTTGTCCCCGGATACCGTGCCGGCCTTCGTCAGTCAGCAGTACCGCTGGGCCATGGGCAACCTGCACCTGCTCACCGCACGCGAGGTGGTGCGGGTCGGCGCCGGTCGCCGGTTGCTGCTGTCGTACTGGAACGGCGTGGTCAGCTACCTGCTGACCGCGGTGAACGTCTTCGCCGCGCCGCTGCCGCCACTGATCATGCTGGCCCTCACCCCAGGCGAGGTCCGGCCCTGGCACATGCTGCCGTTCCTGCTGCCGGTGTGGACCTGGCTGGTGCTGATCCCGGCGGTCTCCCGCACCCGGTGGAGCATGCAGGTGATCCGGGCGCACCAGCTGGTCGGGTTCGCCAGTGCGGCCGCGGTCTGGCACACGCTGCGCGGACGCGGCGCGAGCTGGGTGCCGACCGGGGTGAGCCAGGGGCGTGGCGGACTCGCGCGCCGGGTGAGCCTGATCGCCTTCACCTGGCTGGGAATCACCACGCTGGCGGGCTGGATCGGTTTCGCCGCCGGGGTTTTCGCCTATGGGATCGCGAACTACTGGGCGCTGGCGGGGTATCTGCTGGTGCAGGGCTACCTGAGCGTGCCGTTGCTGGTGGACCTGGCGAACTCGCTGTGGCGTCCGGACCGGCAGCCGATCGGGGCCGGGAACCGTTGGGCGGCAACGGCCGCGCACCGGAGCTGGCCGGAACTGCTGGCGATCACGGTGGCACTGGGCGTGTTCGGGCTGCTCGCCTCCGGTCTGGTGGACGGGATCCTGTGA